A single genomic interval of Streptomyces sp. 1222.5 harbors:
- a CDS encoding GAF domain-containing protein, translating to MTEQPQAPAPLAVAETELQHDAGQEVDERNRRLAHAGVARAEKLLVKHFRLSSKREAFDLLRSSSQKFNIKLHTLADVAVQLPAPKPDAAKWVPSTEGIAAPSVPALRAVGAKFDNPGAVLTAALRRTLSVTGARMGNVQLVENGMLRMEKHVGVNRRFSDYFAFVGASTTSCAQAALDRRQVTVKDVAASDSFDDGSRQVILQTGSRACHSVPLFRPDGTVIGMISSHHEQPLHDLAPAQLTVLQELGSQVGRWLLWYRNTAVVTALNHLHARATSRA from the coding sequence GTGACCGAACAACCGCAGGCGCCCGCCCCGCTGGCTGTCGCAGAGACTGAGCTGCAACACGACGCGGGGCAGGAAGTCGATGAGCGCAATCGTCGGCTGGCTCACGCCGGCGTCGCCCGTGCCGAGAAGTTGCTCGTGAAGCACTTCAGACTGTCCTCGAAGCGGGAGGCGTTCGATCTGCTCCGTAGCTCGTCCCAGAAGTTCAACATCAAGCTGCACACCCTGGCCGACGTCGCCGTGCAGCTGCCTGCTCCGAAGCCGGACGCTGCCAAATGGGTGCCGAGCACTGAGGGCATCGCCGCACCGTCGGTGCCGGCCCTTCGAGCGGTCGGAGCCAAGTTCGACAATCCGGGCGCCGTTCTCACCGCTGCGCTGCGCAGGACGCTGAGCGTGACCGGCGCCCGCATGGGCAATGTGCAGCTGGTGGAGAACGGGATGCTGCGCATGGAGAAGCATGTCGGAGTGAACCGGCGCTTCAGCGACTACTTCGCCTTCGTAGGAGCATCGACGACCTCGTGTGCTCAGGCGGCGCTCGACCGCCGTCAGGTGACCGTCAAGGACGTCGCCGCCTCGGACAGCTTCGACGACGGTTCCCGGCAGGTGATTCTCCAGACGGGTAGCCGCGCCTGTCACAGTGTCCCTCTGTTCCGGCCGGACGGCACCGTGATCGGGATGATCTCCTCCCATCACGAGCAGCCCTTGCACGACCTGGCACCCGCCCAACTCACGGTGCTGCAGGAACTCGGCAGTCAGGTCGGCAGGTGGCTGCTGTGGTATCGCAACACCGCAGTCGTGACCGCCCTCAACCATCTCCACGCCAGGGCGACCAGCCGGGCCTGA
- a CDS encoding dienelactone hydrolase family protein has product MRFTAETSADGVREQLFFLGEVPGVLWTPEGADSPRPLIVVGHGGGRHKKDPDVVHLARRFVLECGFAVVAVDVPGHGDRPVVEEYNRIAADNQARVEAGEELAPLIAGFQAMVARQTVPEWQAVVDEVQRLDHVGAGPVGYWGISLGCGLGVPFVAAEPRVHAAVLGLGGVLGTSEDAARVTVPVEFLVQWDDERVPRDQSLALFDALASADKTLHANPGKHGDVPALEHDSTVRFFSRHLA; this is encoded by the coding sequence ATGCGTTTCACCGCTGAGACGTCGGCCGACGGCGTCCGCGAGCAGCTCTTCTTCCTCGGCGAGGTCCCCGGTGTGCTGTGGACACCGGAAGGTGCTGACAGTCCTCGTCCGCTCATCGTTGTGGGGCACGGCGGCGGCCGGCACAAGAAGGATCCTGACGTGGTGCACCTTGCGCGTCGATTCGTCCTCGAGTGCGGTTTCGCGGTCGTGGCAGTTGATGTGCCAGGGCATGGGGACCGGCCGGTGGTTGAGGAGTACAACCGGATCGCGGCCGACAACCAGGCACGTGTGGAAGCCGGCGAAGAGCTTGCGCCGCTGATCGCCGGATTCCAGGCGATGGTGGCCCGTCAGACCGTTCCCGAATGGCAAGCGGTCGTAGATGAGGTCCAGCGGCTCGATCATGTCGGCGCCGGCCCCGTGGGCTACTGGGGGATCTCGCTGGGCTGCGGACTCGGCGTGCCGTTCGTCGCGGCCGAACCCCGTGTCCATGCGGCGGTACTGGGTCTTGGAGGCGTCCTAGGGACGAGCGAAGACGCCGCCCGGGTCACCGTCCCGGTCGAATTCCTAGTGCAGTGGGACGACGAACGCGTCCCACGGGATCAGAGCCTGGCACTCTTCGACGCCCTGGCCTCCGCCGACAAAACACTCCACGCCAACCCGGGCAAGCACGGGGACGTTCCGGCCCTCGAGCATGACAGCACGGTGAGGTTCTTTTCCCGACACCTCGCCTGA